Proteins encoded by one window of Dioscorea cayenensis subsp. rotundata cultivar TDr96_F1 chromosome 20, TDr96_F1_v2_PseudoChromosome.rev07_lg8_w22 25.fasta, whole genome shotgun sequence:
- the LOC120251183 gene encoding pathogen-related protein: protein MESMDKYRTYMYGEGEKNTSWRHGEPPGYEVVNKLFEDERTMEWPKGSLEEVVQNAIKTWEMELSHKTNIHDFKTINPQKFKLFVNGRKGLSGEETLELGSYNALLKTSMPEKLQYYKTEKETFESSHEVFRTAFPRGFAWEVLSVYSGPPVIVFKFRHWGYMEGPFKGHAPTGELVEFSGVAILKVDESLRAEEVEIYYDPAELFAGLLKGDAVADDHGDIDAAAAKLQACPFFKGDQLKDGRELQLD from the exons ATGGAATCAATGGATAAGTATAGGACTTACATGTATGGTGAGGGAGAGAAGAACACAAGTTGGAGACATGGTGAACCTCCAGGCTATGAAGTTGTCAACAAGCTCTTTGAAGATGAAAGGACCATG GAATGGCCAAAGGGATCTCTTGAAGAAGTTGTACAAAACGCCATCAAGACATGGGAGATGGAACTCTCCCACAAAACCAACATCCATGACTTCAAGACCATCAACCCTCAAAAGTTCAAGCTTTTTGTCAATG GAAGGAAAGGGTTATCTGGGGAGGAAACATTAGAGCTTGGGAGCTACAACGCTTTGTTGAAGACATCCATGCCAGAGAAGCTCCAGTACTACAAGACTGAGAAAGAGACGTTTGAGTCATCACATGAAGTTTTCAGGACTGCTTTTCCAAGAGGCTTTGCTTGGGAGGTGTTGAGTGTGTACTCAGGGCCTCCAGTGATTGTTTTCAAGTTCAGGCACTGGGGTTACATGGAAGGCCCTTTCAAAGGCCATGCTCCAACTGGAGAATTGGTGGAGTTCTCTGGTGTGGCTATTCTAAAG GTAGATGAATCATTGAGAGCTGAAGAGGTTGAGATTTATTATGATCCAGCAGAGCTGTTTGCTGGGCTTCTAAAGGGTGATGCTGTTGCTGATGATCATGGTGACATAGATGCTGCTGCAGCTAAACTCCAGGCTTGTCCTTTCTTCAAAGGAGATCAACTGAAAGATGGAAGGGAGTTGCAATTGGACTAA